The Mycobacterium riyadhense sequence CGAACTGGCGCTCGCACAAGCGATCCGCGCGGCATTCGACCTCGAATAGGGCCGCAGGGCACACGTCAGCGCAGCACCAGCGCCGGATGACCGCGACGCCGGTACACCGAACCGTATCGAGCGTCTACCCGCAACCACGCCGGCAGCACCCGGACCCTGATCATCTCGTCGGGGTCGATCGCCGCCGGCGACTGGGGCAGGAAACCCATTGCGGTCAAAGCGAACACGCAGCGCATCGGTAGCCCAACAACGACGTCGTCCGAGCTGACCTGAATGACCTCCTGGTCGAGCAGCGACACCGGCGGACCATGGGAACCGCTGTGCTCCTTGGCAAGTTGCGCGCCACGCTGCGCCAGGTCCAGCATCACCCGGGCCGGCACGTCATCGACGTGGACGAACCCGGATTCCGGGGGCAGGGCACCCCGCCACGCCGAGTCCATCGCGAAGCCGGGATCCACATAACCTGAGCTGTCCATCGCTGCCAGTCCGCGTGCCAATGCGTCCGCGCCGACCGACATGTCGTCGGGGCGCACCTTGCCGGCCACCACCCGGCTGGCTAGAACGTCGAAACCCGTTGCCACCCAAGCCGTCAACAATCCGGCCGACCGCGCGCGGATTCGGATGATCGCGGCATCGTCGAGCCGCATCGCGTGCTCGACGAACGTGGCCAGATCAGTGCGGTGGGCCGCCCTGGTCTCTGGACCCAGCCACAAGCCGCGCTCCGCGACCCCCTTTATGTCCGCAGCCACCGTTGCAAGTACTCCCGATGGCGTGGCGACAATCGCACCAGCCGCTGTTCCTCGATGTGGACGGCGGCCAGCTGCGACTCGGCGACGACGGCGGGCTTCGAGTTCGGATCGGCATTGACCGACCGCACCTCGTAACCGAGCGTGAAGTCCACCGCTCGCAGCCGCTTGGTCCAGATGGTCACCTGCAGCGGCGAATCGGCCAGCCGCAGCTGATCCTTGTAGGTGACCCGCACATCGGCGATCAGCAGGCCGATCGTCGTGATGTCAGTGGCGAAAGCGTCTTTGAGAAACGGAACGCGTGCCTCTTCCAGGATCGTGACCATGGTGGCGTGATTGATGTGCTGGTACATGTCGATGTCGGACCAGCGCACCGGCACCGGTGCGACGAATCCGTTGCTCACCCTGAAGATCCTCGTCCGCTGGTGCGTGTCATCCGACGGATCTGGCGTGCCGCGACTGACAGTGTCGCGAGATCCTTTGCACCGCTTTCCCGGATCTCGTCGAGCGTTCGGCGTGCCCGCTCCACCCTTGACGCGCTGATGTGTTCCCACTCGGCGATCTTTTGTTCGCCGCTCTCATCGGGCTCCCCCACGGCTAGCACGTCGAAACAAAGCGACCGCAACGACGCGTAGATGTCGTCACGAATCGCCAAGCGCGCCAACGAATGCCAGCGGTCGTTTCGGGGTAACTCGGATACCGCGGTGAGCAGCGCGTCGGTTCCCAGGCGGTCCATCAGGGCGAAATAGGTATCGGCGACTTCGGCGGTATCGATTTCAGTGATGTCGCCGATGTCGATGATGTCGAGCAGGCTGTAGCGGTATAGGCCGGTCGCGACCCGGTATGCCAAGTCGTGGGGCGCACCCATTGCCGCAAATTCCGCGGCCTCCTTCTCAACGATCGCCTCGTCGTCGCCGCGCAACCACTCCGACATCCGTGGCGTCAGCGCCTTGACCTTCGCAGCGAATCGGTTGATTTCGGCGCCAACGGCCAGCGGCTGCGGGCGATAGTTGAGCAGCCAGCGTCCAGCACGGTCGATCAGGCGACGGGTATCCAGTGTCATCCGGTCCGACAACGCGACAGGCAGGTTGGCCGCGCGGATTCGCCGCCAGATGTGGCCCACCCCGAAGATCGCATCGGTGGCAGCATAGGTGCGCACCGCGTCGATCGGCGCGACACCGACGTCTTCGGTGATCCGAAACGCGTAGCTGATGCCGGCGGTGTCCACCAGATCGTTGATCAGCATGGTGGTAACGATCTCGCGGCGCAGCTGGTGCGCCCGGATCTCCGGGGTGAACCGATCGCGCAGCGGCGTCGGGAAGTATCGGGGCAGCCGCGAGGCGAAGACGTCCTGATCCGGCAGCTCGGTCTTCAGTACTTCCTCCTTGAGACCCAGCTTGACGTGCGCCATCAATGTCGCGAGCTCGGGTGAAGTGAGCCCCATCCCGGCCTCGGCTCGCCGGGCAATCTCCTTCTCCGACGGCAGGGCCTCCAATTCGCGGTTGAGGCCGTGCTCCACCAGCTGCCGGATCTGATCGGCGTGTACCGGCAGCAGGCTGCCCGCGTTGGCGCGACTGGTACCCATCAGGTCGTTCTGGTCCTCGTTGTCGGTGAGCACCAATTGCGCGACCTCGTCGGTCATCGACTCCAGCAGTTGACTGCGTTCGTCGGCCGTCACCTTGCCAGCGGTGACCAGCGAGTCGATCAGGATCTTGATGTTGACCTCGTGGTCCGAGCAGTCCACGCCGGCCGAGTTGTCCATCGCGTCGGTATTGATGTGGCCGCCGGACAGGTCGAATTCGACGCGTCCCCGCGCCGTCACCCCGAGGTTGCCGCCTTCGCCAATAACCTTGGCGCGCACCTGGTTTGCGTTGACCCGTACCGGGTCATTGGCGCGGTCGCCGACGTCGGCATCGGATTCCGATTCGGCCTTGATGTAGGTGCCGATGCCACCGTTGAAGAGCAGATCCACCGGTGCCTGCAGAATCGCCCGAATCAGGTTGGGCGGGGCCATCTCTGCGACGTCGCCGTCGATCCCGAGGGCGGCCCGGACCTGCGGGCTGACCGGGATGGTCTTCTGCTCGCGGCTGTACACCCCGCCGCCCTCGCTGATCAGCGACTTGTTGTAGTCGTCCCAGCTGGACCGGGGTAGATCGAACATCCGCCGGCGTTCCTCCCACGACACCGCGGCGTCGGGGTTCGGATCGAGGAAGATGTGCCGGTGATCGAAGGCCGCGAGGAGTCTGATGTGTTTGCTCAGCAGCATCCCGTTGCCGAACACGTCGCCGCTCATGTCGCCGACGCCGACGACGGTGAAATCCTCCGTCTGGGTGTCCACGCCGATCTCCCGGAAGTGTCGCTTGACCGCTTCCCAGGCGCCTTTGGCGGTGATGCCCATGGCCTTGTGGTCGTAGCCCACGGACCCGCCGGAGGCGAATGCGTCACCCAACCAGAAGCCGTAGGACTTGGCAACATCGTTGGCGATGTCGGAAAACGTGGCGGTGCCTTTGTCCGCGGCCACGACCAGGTAGGCATCGTCACCGTCGCGCCGCACCACCTCGGGTGGTGGGTGGACGGCTTTGGTCGCGTGGTCGACGTTGTCGGTGACGTCGAGCAATCCAGAGATGAACAGCTGGTAACAGGCGACGCCTTCAGCCCGGATGGCATCGCGGTCGGCCGCGGCGTCGCCGGTGGGCAACGGCGGCCGCTTGACGACGAACCCGCCCTTGGCCCCGACCGGCACGATGACCGCGTTCTTGACCGCTTGCGCCTTGACCAGACCGAGGATTTCGGTGCGGAAGTCGTCGCGCCGGTCCGACCAGCGCAGGCCGCCGCGTGCCACCGGACCGAACCTCAGATGCACGCCTTCGACGCGCGGCGAGTACACAAAGATTTCGAATTTGGGTCTCGGTAGCGGAAGCTCGTCGATCAGCGGTGCATTGAGCTTGACAGCCAAAACGTTGCGGCCGCGGGCCGAACCGTCGCGTGTGACAAAGTAATTGGTGCGCAACGTGGCCTGAACCAGCGACGCGAACGCACGTAGGATGCGGTCGGTGTCCAGGCTGACCAACGCGTCGATATCGGCAGCGACAGCGGCGGCCGCCGCTTGCGCATCACGGCTCACCGGTGAACCCGATGGCCTGGGATCGAAAAGCGCTTCGAACAATGCGACCAGTGATCGCGCGGTGGAGGGATGCTCGTTGAGCACCGATTCGATGTAGGACTGGCTGTAGGGGAAGCCCGCCTGCCGTAGGTATTTGGCGTAGGCGCGCAGGAGCACCACCTGCTGCCAGGTCAGTCCCGCGCGCATCACCAGCTCGTTGAACCGGTCTATCTCGACGCGGCCATGCCAGATCGCAGTGACCGCGTCGGCGAATCGCTGTGCGCCAGCGTCCCGCTCGGCTGCCGTCGCGGCCATCGGAATCGTGGGATGCGGGGAGATCCGGAACTGATAGATCCATACCGGCAGCCCGTCGGGCCGGGTGACGGTAAACGGTCGCTCTTCGAGCACCACGACGCCCATGCTCTGCAGCATCGGCAGCAGCTGACTCAACGAGGCGGTGCGCCCACCCAAAAACCAGGTCAGCTGGGCAACTCCGTGCTCGTCGCGCTCGGAGAACACCAGCTTGACCGAATCATCGGTGAGCTCGTTGACGATGGCGATGTCGCCGATCGCATCGGCTGGGGCGACGGCCTGCTTGTAGGCCTCGGAGAACGCGCTCGCGTAATGCTCGGCGTCGGCATAGGAGACCGAGCCGCTGGCCGCGGCGCCGATCAGCCGGTCGGACCAGGTTCGCGCGGCTTCGCTGAGCAACGCCTGGATCCGGATACGGTTGGCTTCGGAGACGTCGACCGGGGCCGAAGCTTGACCATTCTCGGGTAGTCGCACCATGAAATGCATGAGCGCCCAAGGTGATTCACTGACACGCGCGGTGAACTCCAGTCGGGTGCCACCGAACTCGCGGACCAAGATGTCCTCAATCTGCAAGCGAACGGCCGTGGTGTAGCGGTCCCGGGGCACATAGACCAGGCACGAAACGAAGAACTGCAGCCGGTCGGCGCGCAGGAACAACAAGGCGCGTCGTTGTGATCCCAGATCCACCACGGCCTTGGCCATCACCAACAGCCGCTCGGCGCTGAGTGTGAAAAGCTCCGGGCGCGGGACGGTCTGGATCACGTCGAGCAGCAACTGGCCCGGATGACTGGGGTCGCTGCCGGCCAATGTGAGCGCTTCGCGTACTCGTCGCGAGATCGCCGGGATTTCCAGGACGTCGGCGTTCATGGCGGCGACGGTGAAGAGCCCGACGAAGCGATGTTCAAACACGCGGCCGTCGCGGTCGTTCTCGCGGACCGCGATCGCGTACGGGTACGCGCCATAACGCAGATAGCTTCCGACGGCGGCTTGGGCCAAGACCAGCAATTTGGTCTCGTCGGTCAGCCGGGGCCGGGTACCCGACCGAGCACGCAGCACACCCAAACCAGTCGTTGCGTCGCCGGAGACCAGACCATCCTCAACCCGGGTCCGCTGGTATCCCAGCAGTAGAAAATTCCCGTTTCCCAACCAGCGCAGTAGCGCCGCGACCTCCTGGCGGTCAGGTGCTGAGTAACGGCCTTCGATGTCGCTGTCGACATCTGCGGCCAATTCGGCGAGGGTGGCGATCATTGCCGACGCATCCGTGGCGACCCGCTGGACGTCGGCGAGGACCTTGGGCAGCAGCCGCTCGACCTCGGCGAGGGCCTTACGATCGACGGCCGGCGAAAGCTGGACGTGTATCCAGGCCTCGCCGACGTATGGCGACGCGCCGTCCGCCCTCGGTTCCACCCGCTGCAGTTCCCCGGTTGAACTGCGGCGGACCTCGAACACCGGTGTCATGATCGCCGTATAGCCGACGCCGAGCCGATGCAGCAGCACCGTGACGGAGTCCATCAGCATGCCGCCGTGGTCGGTGACCACCTGCAGCGCGGGCCCGAAACCTTCAGGGTGATCCGCCGGGTAGACGGCGACACCGCTTTCGCCGGGGAGACGATGTTGGCCCAGGCGATAGTGCGCGGCCAGCATCGCCGGTGTCACCAATGCGGCGGGGGCCCCCGTGGCGGCTTGCGATCCGACGTCGTCCGGCCCCCGATAGCTGTCGATGTAGGCCTTGGTGATCCAGTCAGGGACATTGCCGCTCTGGTTAAACGTGGTCCACGGCTCGACATCTTGTGTAGCTCGGGGATCGATCGTCATGCCGACTGCTCCCAACTCACGACGGATACCAGCGCGGGGCGGTGGCAGAGCTGACACTAGCCCCTTGTCAGCTTGCGGTGGGTCACTCGGTGCGGGCGGGC is a genomic window containing:
- a CDS encoding acyl-CoA thioesterase — protein: MSNGFVAPVPVRWSDIDMYQHINHATMVTILEEARVPFLKDAFATDITTIGLLIADVRVTYKDQLRLADSPLQVTIWTKRLRAVDFTLGYEVRSVNADPNSKPAVVAESQLAAVHIEEQRLVRLSPRHREYLQRWLRT
- a CDS encoding NAD-glutamate dehydrogenase; amino-acid sequence: MTIDPRATQDVEPWTTFNQSGNVPDWITKAYIDSYRGPDDVGSQAATGAPAALVTPAMLAAHYRLGQHRLPGESGVAVYPADHPEGFGPALQVVTDHGGMLMDSVTVLLHRLGVGYTAIMTPVFEVRRSSTGELQRVEPRADGASPYVGEAWIHVQLSPAVDRKALAEVERLLPKVLADVQRVATDASAMIATLAELAADVDSDIEGRYSAPDRQEVAALLRWLGNGNFLLLGYQRTRVEDGLVSGDATTGLGVLRARSGTRPRLTDETKLLVLAQAAVGSYLRYGAYPYAIAVRENDRDGRVFEHRFVGLFTVAAMNADVLEIPAISRRVREALTLAGSDPSHPGQLLLDVIQTVPRPELFTLSAERLLVMAKAVVDLGSQRRALLFLRADRLQFFVSCLVYVPRDRYTTAVRLQIEDILVREFGGTRLEFTARVSESPWALMHFMVRLPENGQASAPVDVSEANRIRIQALLSEAARTWSDRLIGAAASGSVSYADAEHYASAFSEAYKQAVAPADAIGDIAIVNELTDDSVKLVFSERDEHGVAQLTWFLGGRTASLSQLLPMLQSMGVVVLEERPFTVTRPDGLPVWIYQFRISPHPTIPMAATAAERDAGAQRFADAVTAIWHGRVEIDRFNELVMRAGLTWQQVVLLRAYAKYLRQAGFPYSQSYIESVLNEHPSTARSLVALFEALFDPRPSGSPVSRDAQAAAAAVAADIDALVSLDTDRILRAFASLVQATLRTNYFVTRDGSARGRNVLAVKLNAPLIDELPLPRPKFEIFVYSPRVEGVHLRFGPVARGGLRWSDRRDDFRTEILGLVKAQAVKNAVIVPVGAKGGFVVKRPPLPTGDAAADRDAIRAEGVACYQLFISGLLDVTDNVDHATKAVHPPPEVVRRDGDDAYLVVAADKGTATFSDIANDVAKSYGFWLGDAFASGGSVGYDHKAMGITAKGAWEAVKRHFREIGVDTQTEDFTVVGVGDMSGDVFGNGMLLSKHIRLLAAFDHRHIFLDPNPDAAVSWEERRRMFDLPRSSWDDYNKSLISEGGGVYSREQKTIPVSPQVRAALGIDGDVAEMAPPNLIRAILQAPVDLLFNGGIGTYIKAESESDADVGDRANDPVRVNANQVRAKVIGEGGNLGVTARGRVEFDLSGGHINTDAMDNSAGVDCSDHEVNIKILIDSLVTAGKVTADERSQLLESMTDEVAQLVLTDNEDQNDLMGTSRANAGSLLPVHADQIRQLVEHGLNRELEALPSEKEIARRAEAGMGLTSPELATLMAHVKLGLKEEVLKTELPDQDVFASRLPRYFPTPLRDRFTPEIRAHQLRREIVTTMLINDLVDTAGISYAFRITEDVGVAPIDAVRTYAATDAIFGVGHIWRRIRAANLPVALSDRMTLDTRRLIDRAGRWLLNYRPQPLAVGAEINRFAAKVKALTPRMSEWLRGDDEAIVEKEAAEFAAMGAPHDLAYRVATGLYRYSLLDIIDIGDITEIDTAEVADTYFALMDRLGTDALLTAVSELPRNDRWHSLARLAIRDDIYASLRSLCFDVLAVGEPDESGEQKIAEWEHISASRVERARRTLDEIRESGAKDLATLSVAARQIRRMTRTSGRGSSG